In a genomic window of Aquila chrysaetos chrysaetos chromosome Z, bAquChr1.4, whole genome shotgun sequence:
- the GCNT4 gene encoding beta-1,3-galactosyl-O-glycosyl-glycoprotein beta-1,6-N-acetylglucosaminyltransferase 4 isoform X2, with amino-acid sequence MKRRKCPYKCPSRRKILILCVTGWLIALLKLLHVERHFFPSKGIYLVEHFLSTSSYVRNRYSYLRNEFQYEINCSSIYEQDPHEIGKSLEIRRKEIIDLADEDVIAMTSACHAYRSLRKYHLKPVSPEEESFPVAYSLVVHKDAVMVERLIHSLYSHQNIYCIHYDQKAAKSFKSAMNNLAKCFPNIFIASKLETVDYAHISRLQADFNCLSDLMDSSVPWKYVINLCGQDFPLKSNFELVAELKKLDGGNMLETIKPSSSKRERFTYHYELMKVPYEYMQMPVKTNISKDPPPHNIEIFVGSAYFVLSRAFIQYTLESSLAKDFFEWSRDTYSPDEHFWATLVRVPGVPGEVPRSAQDITDLQSKTRLVKWNYLEDHLYPPCTGTHLRSVCIYGTAELRWLLNYGHWFANKFDSKVDPVLVKCLAEKLAEQQKEWVYLSSDKYFLHINSMNASL; translated from the coding sequence atgAAGAGACGCAAGTGTCCCTACAAATGTCCCTCACGAAGGAAGATCCTGATCCTGTGTGTTACGGGGTGGCTGATTGCACTGCTGAAGCTCCTCCATGTCGAAAGacacttttttccctctaaGGGTATTTATTTGGTTGAGCACTTCTTGAGCACTTCTTCTTACGTTAGAAACAGGTATTCCTACCTTAGAAATGAATTCCAGTATGAAATTAATTGTTCATCTATATATGAACAAGATCCCCATGAAATTGGCAAGAGTttagaaataagaagaaaagagataatTGATTTAGCTGATGAAGATGTCATAGCAATGACGAGTGCTTGCCATGCATATCGTTCACTTAGGAAATATCACCTAAAACCTGTTTCACCAGAGGAGGAGAGTTTTCCAGTCGCCTATTCTTTGGTCGTTCACAAAGATGCAGTAATGGTAGAAAGGCTCATACATTCACTGTACAGtcatcaaaatatttactgcatCCATTATgaccaaaaagcagcaaaaagttTCAAATCTGCTATGAACAATCTAGCTAAATGTTTCCCCAATATTTTCATTGCATCAAAATTGGAGACAGTGGACTATGCACATATTTCGCGGCTGCAAGCAGATTTCAATTGTTTGTCTGATTTGATGGACTCTTCAGTTCCCTGGAAGTATGTTATTAATTTGTGTGGCCAAGATTTCCCTTTGAAGTCAAATTTTGAGTTGGTTGCTGAACTGAAGAAACTCGATGGAGGAAACATGCTGGAAACTATAAAGCCAAGCAGTAGCAAAAGAGAACGATTTACTTATCATTATGAACTTATGAAAGTGCCTTATGAATACATGCAGATGCCTGTAAAAACCAACATTTCCAAGGATCCGCCACCTCATAATATTGAGATATTTGTAGGCAGTGCCTATTTTGTTTTAAGCCGAGCATTTATTCAATATACCCTTGAAAGCTCTCTTGCAAAAGATTTTTTCGAGTGGTCAAGGGATACATACTCTCCGGATGAACATTTCTGGGCCACTCTGGTACGCGTTcctggggtccctggggaggttCCAAGGTCAGCCCAGGACATAACAGACCTACAAAGCAAAACTCGTCTGGTGAAATGGAATTATCTTGAAGACCATTTGTATCCTCCCTGCACTGGTACCCACCTTCGCAGTGTCTGCATCTATGGGACTGCAGAATTAAGATGGCTTCTGAATTATGGACACTGGTTTGCCAACAAATTTGACTCCAAAGTAGACCCTGTCTTGGTAAAATGCTTGGCAGAAAAACTGGCAGAACAACAGAAAGAGTGGGTGTATTTGTCCTCTGATAAATACTTTCTGCACATAAATTCTATGAATGCATCTTTATAG
- the GCNT4 gene encoding beta-1,3-galactosyl-O-glycosyl-glycoprotein beta-1,6-N-acetylglucosaminyltransferase 4 isoform X1: MGCRVAHMFVHTHPTYTGAHAHTGAPPSRGARPARDGRAPLRMKRRKCPYKCPSRRKILILCVTGWLIALLKLLHVERHFFPSKGIYLVEHFLSTSSYVRNRYSYLRNEFQYEINCSSIYEQDPHEIGKSLEIRRKEIIDLADEDVIAMTSACHAYRSLRKYHLKPVSPEEESFPVAYSLVVHKDAVMVERLIHSLYSHQNIYCIHYDQKAAKSFKSAMNNLAKCFPNIFIASKLETVDYAHISRLQADFNCLSDLMDSSVPWKYVINLCGQDFPLKSNFELVAELKKLDGGNMLETIKPSSSKRERFTYHYELMKVPYEYMQMPVKTNISKDPPPHNIEIFVGSAYFVLSRAFIQYTLESSLAKDFFEWSRDTYSPDEHFWATLVRVPGVPGEVPRSAQDITDLQSKTRLVKWNYLEDHLYPPCTGTHLRSVCIYGTAELRWLLNYGHWFANKFDSKVDPVLVKCLAEKLAEQQKEWVYLSSDKYFLHINSMNASL; the protein is encoded by the exons ATGGGGTGCCGTGTCGCACACATGTTCGTGCACACACATCCTACATACACAGGCGCGCACGCACACACAGGCGCGCCTCCGAGCAGAGGAGCGCGGCCGGCCCGGGACGGCCGCGCTCCGCTCCG aatgAAGAGACGCAAGTGTCCCTACAAATGTCCCTCACGAAGGAAGATCCTGATCCTGTGTGTTACGGGGTGGCTGATTGCACTGCTGAAGCTCCTCCATGTCGAAAGacacttttttccctctaaGGGTATTTATTTGGTTGAGCACTTCTTGAGCACTTCTTCTTACGTTAGAAACAGGTATTCCTACCTTAGAAATGAATTCCAGTATGAAATTAATTGTTCATCTATATATGAACAAGATCCCCATGAAATTGGCAAGAGTttagaaataagaagaaaagagataatTGATTTAGCTGATGAAGATGTCATAGCAATGACGAGTGCTTGCCATGCATATCGTTCACTTAGGAAATATCACCTAAAACCTGTTTCACCAGAGGAGGAGAGTTTTCCAGTCGCCTATTCTTTGGTCGTTCACAAAGATGCAGTAATGGTAGAAAGGCTCATACATTCACTGTACAGtcatcaaaatatttactgcatCCATTATgaccaaaaagcagcaaaaagttTCAAATCTGCTATGAACAATCTAGCTAAATGTTTCCCCAATATTTTCATTGCATCAAAATTGGAGACAGTGGACTATGCACATATTTCGCGGCTGCAAGCAGATTTCAATTGTTTGTCTGATTTGATGGACTCTTCAGTTCCCTGGAAGTATGTTATTAATTTGTGTGGCCAAGATTTCCCTTTGAAGTCAAATTTTGAGTTGGTTGCTGAACTGAAGAAACTCGATGGAGGAAACATGCTGGAAACTATAAAGCCAAGCAGTAGCAAAAGAGAACGATTTACTTATCATTATGAACTTATGAAAGTGCCTTATGAATACATGCAGATGCCTGTAAAAACCAACATTTCCAAGGATCCGCCACCTCATAATATTGAGATATTTGTAGGCAGTGCCTATTTTGTTTTAAGCCGAGCATTTATTCAATATACCCTTGAAAGCTCTCTTGCAAAAGATTTTTTCGAGTGGTCAAGGGATACATACTCTCCGGATGAACATTTCTGGGCCACTCTGGTACGCGTTcctggggtccctggggaggttCCAAGGTCAGCCCAGGACATAACAGACCTACAAAGCAAAACTCGTCTGGTGAAATGGAATTATCTTGAAGACCATTTGTATCCTCCCTGCACTGGTACCCACCTTCGCAGTGTCTGCATCTATGGGACTGCAGAATTAAGATGGCTTCTGAATTATGGACACTGGTTTGCCAACAAATTTGACTCCAAAGTAGACCCTGTCTTGGTAAAATGCTTGGCAGAAAAACTGGCAGAACAACAGAAAGAGTGGGTGTATTTGTCCTCTGATAAATACTTTCTGCACATAAATTCTATGAATGCATCTTTATAG